DNA from Deltaproteobacteria bacterium:
ATGCAAATATATTGCATCGGCAACAAAATCGCAATTATTTCCCGGCCTGAATTTCAGCCCGTCGTACTTCATCAAAATAGACAGGAGGATGGAGATATGCGACGACTTATCATGGCGGGAATTGCAATGGGCTGCGCACTGCTATTGTGGGGCGACCAGGCGCGGGGCGGCGGCCGAGGCGGATTGGTGCTCGCCGACATCGGGGACGGCGGAGGCGGTTTCTACGTGAATCTGATCATGCGGGAAGTCAAGGTCACTCCCGTCAGGGCGCGCGTAGGGGACGTCATCCGGGTCGACATGGTGATAGAGGACCAGGGCGACGTGCGGCACCCCAAGGGGGACCTGGAAATTCGGGCGAACGGCAAGGTGGTGGCGAGAAAGAGGCTGGGCGAGGACGTCTACGGGGGCGAGGGGGAAAGATATTACAGGCAGACCCTGCAGTGGGACACGAAAGGCGCCAGGCCAGGCGAGTACAGTATCCGCGCCGAATTTTTCGTGTGGGGGGACGCTTCGGAGTTCGATAATTTTCTCGATGTGAAGGACTCGGTGATTCTCCTGGCCCCGGGTCAGCCGTTCGCGGCGGGGGAGAGCCCCGGGGGTGTCGCGATAGCCCGCGATTCGCGCTACAAACCGCCTTCGTGGATGAAGGATTAGCTGCGGACCCTTGTGAGAAAAGCTCTTCGATGCGGTAACGGGAACCGCCCGGCGTCCGGCAGGCATCCAACGATTTGAAGAGGGAGGATCGCCTGTGGGAAAAATGATTCGAATCGGGATGGCGGTGACCCTGGCGATCCTCCTTCTTGCAGGATGGCATACCTACCGGGCCGCGACGGTGGGCGATTCCCCGTTCAGCCAGATATATATTCATGGGACGCCGGTTTGCATATACGAGCAGGGCGAGGAAATCCTCGCGAGGGTCGGGAAGTGCCCGGATACCCCCGGCGAGTCAGGCGAGGCTCCGCTCGGAACGCCGCCGTTCCATCGCTCTCCCCGGTTGGAACTTCCTCCGGGCCATCCTCCCGTAGACGAGGGGCCCCTCCCCGAAAATCGGCGCACCATCCCCATCTGATCTCATTTCTTTTCCGAATGGACGGGAACGCTTGGTACAATATTCGGCGAAAGGGGGAGCGTTGGCGTTTTATACGGATCTCTCCGACGTCTACGATGCGCTGTTTCCCGTGTCCGATGTCCAGCGGGCGCTTTTCGATAGAATTCTCGAAATGAACGAAGTGCGGCGGGTGGCCGACGCGGGCTGCGGCTCCGGCGCGCAGCTTCTCCATTTCGCCTCCGCGGGGATCTCCTGCGTGGGATTCGATCCCGATCCGGCTCTGATCGCGGTCGCGAGGAAGAAGCTTTCGGATTTTCCCGGAGCGCGCGTCGAGGTCGGGAGTTTCGCCGACACGGCCCGCCTCGTCTCTCCGCCGGCGGATCTCGTCCTCTGCCTCGGGAATTCCCTTGTGCACGTTACCCAGGCCGAATCCGCCCGCTTCCTTGCGGATGCGTCCTCCGTAACCGATGCAGGCGGATCGCTTCTGCTGCAGATACTCAACTACGAAGTGCTCTTCCGCAGGGAGGTATCCGAGCTTCCGCTTCTGCGGGCGGAGGATAGCCGCATCGAGTTCCGGCGGCGTTACGTATGGGAGGGTACGAAGAGGATCCGGTTCCAGACCGCCCTCCGCATAGCGCAAGGGGACGAGCCCAGGATTCTCCGCAACGAAATATTCCTTTATCCCGTTTACCCTGAAGAACTGTGGGAAAAGCTCTCCCGGGAAGGTTACGATACGATCCGTTTTTACGGCGACTTCGCCTTCTCCGAATTTACCCCCGAATCGGAGGCTCTCGTATGCATCGCAAGGAAATCGTGAGATCTCCCAGGGTTCGGGGAAAGGCCGGGATCGGGATCGCGGCGGCGATCGTAATCGCCGTCTCGCTCTGGGGTGTGAGTAAGGCCGTCGTGGCCGCAAACCGGCATCAACTGCCGCATCCAGCCCGCGTTCTGCCGGCGCAGGACGCCCGGACAACCGCTTCCGCCCACGGTTTCGCCTCACAGGATCTCCTTGCGCTTCTCTCCGATGGCAACGCCGAAATGACCACCAGGGACGGCACCCGCGTCACGCTGGCGCTGGACGAGGACCTGCAGCGCGGGATCTTCGCTCTGTTCAGGAGGTTCGATCCCGCGTACGGCGTTTTCGCCGCGATGGAACCGTCCACGGGGCGTGTCGTCGCGCTGGTCGGGTACCGCAGGGGGGGAGAGGCCGATCCGCGACTGCCCCTCAAGGCGGTCTATCCGGCCGCTTCCCTCATCAAGGTGATCACCGCGGCGGCGGCGTTGGAGAAGGGGTCCATCCTGCCTGATGACGCAATCGCATACCGCGGCGGCATCTACGGGATCTCGCGAAAGGGGCTACACGCGAAAGACGGGCGCGGGGTTCCTTCCATGTCGCTCGAGGAGGCGATCGCGCGGTCGGCGAACGCGGTCTTCGGCAAGGTGGCGGTCAACAACGTCGGTAGCGACGGGCTTTCCAGCTACATGGAGAAGTTCGGGTTCGGGCAGCCGGTCCCGTTCGACCTGCCGGTGGAGCCGAGCCAGGCGGAGGTTCCGCGGGACGAATTCCTCCTGGCCCGCACCGGCGCCGGGTTCGGCGAGGTTTACGTTTCCCCCCTGCACATGGCGATGATCATGTCGGCGATCGGGAATTCGGGAAGGATGCCGCAGCCCATTCTCATAGAGCACGTGGCGGACAAGGACGGGGCGCCGTTGTTCCAGGCGGAGCCCGCGAACTGGCGCGACACCGTGAACCCCGAGACGGCGGACACTCTACTGCGGATGATGGTGAAGACGATCGAGATCGGCACATCCCGGCGCACCTTCGGCACGCCGGAGTCGACGCCCCTTCTTCAGGACATGCAGGTGGCGGGGAAGACCGGCTCGCTCTCCGGGTGGAGCCCCAGGATGCACTTCGAGTGGTTCGCGGGCGTCGCCCCCGTGGACGATCCCGAGCTCGCCGTGGCGGCGCTCGTGGTGAACGACAGCCGCTGGAAGATCAAGGGAAGCTACGTGGGAAAGGAAGCGTTCAACACGTACTTCGGCTATCCGGGCTCCACGCCGCCTGTTTATGCGAAGAAGCGGGGGAAGGCGAAGGGGAAGATGACCGCACGGAAAGCGGGACGCGGAAAGATACACGCGAAAGGGAAACGGATGAAAAAATCCTCCCATGCCGCCCCGTCGCGGGGGACCAACGCCCCTCGAAGGAACGCGCAACTGGGGTGATCCATGCGGACCTGGCAGGACCTTCTCCGGGCGGGAGCCGGCCTTCTCGCCCTGTTCGTCATATCGGGTTTTTTCCTGGGCTATTTTTTCGACAGGATGGCCACCGGCGCCGCCAACAAGTGGCTCGATTCCGCCTTTCACGCCCCGGCAAGCGCGCAACAGGTGAAGTTGCGCCTCCTGTCGGGTGACGTCGAGGTTGCCGGCCTTCGGATCGGCAATCCGTCCGGTTTCGTCCATAAGGAATTCATGACGCTGCGGAAGGCGGAAATGGATGTCCGCCTCCTTTCCTTGTTGTCGGATGAAATCGTGGCGGACTGCGTCAGGACCGAGGGACTAATCGTCCGCCTGGAAAGGATCGAAGGACGGCAGAACGCGCGGGAGATCTTCCGGCCGTCCGTTGGAAAGGATGGAAAAGAAGTAAAAGAAGGGAACAAGAAGGAAGGGAAACGTTTCCGCATCCGCCGCCTCGTCCTTCGGAATACGCTGTTGACGTACCCCGTTCCGGGAGGGGAGCAGGTGGCGACGGTGGAGTCGATGGAAATAGATGAACCGCTCGGCAGGGAGAAAAGCGCCGGCCTTGGGGATGCGATCGCGCAATTGGCGGTGCGGTCCCTGCGCGCAGGCGCGGGACAAGCGGCGGAGCGGGGGCTGGCCGGGTTTCTTCCGGCGGAACGGGACGGTGCGGGTTCGCCGGGCCGGGCACGGAAGACCGGAAGCAGGTCCCGGTAGGATTTCATAAGGAGCGGACGACTGATGGAATTTCGCAAGGTCATCGCGGCGAGGCGCAGCCGCCGGGCATTCTCGGTCCGATCCGTGGAGCGGGAGAAGATCGAGCGGATGGTCGAAGCCGCGAGGTGGTCTCCTTCCTGCGCCAACCGGCAGCCGTGGCGATTCGTCATCGTGGAGATGGGGGCGGCGGAGCGCCCGGCGCTGGAGGATGCGCTGGAGACGGGGAACGCCTGGGCGAAGAAGGCTCCGGTGCTTATCGTGACCGGCGCGAGAAAGGCGGACGGCGCTTTGGTCGAACGCAGGGAATATTACCTGCACGACACCGGGCTTGCGACGATGAGCCTGCTGCTCCGGGGAGTCGACCAGGGGTTGCTCGTGCATCCCATGGCGGGGTGGAAGGAGGCTCCGCTGAAAGCCGCGTTGTCCCTGCCGGAGGATTTCCAGCCGATCGCCGTGGTCGCTGCCGGTTATCCGGGAAAGCACGAGGACCTGGACGACGAGACCCGGAAGAAGGACGAAAGGCCGAACGTCAGAAAGGAACCCGGCGAGATCGCGTTCCTGGGGGGGAGATTCGGGGAGCCTTTCCGGGGAAGCCTTCCGTCCGCCCCCGCGAGGTATTACGAAACCGACATTCCCTTGCGGTTCGGCGACATCGACGCCATGGGGCACGTCAACAACGCGGTGACGCTGTCATTGTTCGAACTGGGCCGCGTGAAGTTCTTCGCAGAGGTCCTCGGCGCAG
Protein-coding regions in this window:
- a CDS encoding class I SAM-dependent methyltransferase, whose amino-acid sequence is MAFYTDLSDVYDALFPVSDVQRALFDRILEMNEVRRVADAGCGSGAQLLHFASAGISCVGFDPDPALIAVARKKLSDFPGARVEVGSFADTARLVSPPADLVLCLGNSLVHVTQAESARFLADASSVTDAGGSLLLQILNYEVLFRREVSELPLLRAEDSRIEFRRRYVWEGTKRIRFQTALRIAQGDEPRILRNEIFLYPVYPEELWEKLSREGYDTIRFYGDFAFSEFTPESEALVCIARKS
- a CDS encoding nitroreductase family protein — protein: MEFRKVIAARRSRRAFSVRSVEREKIERMVEAARWSPSCANRQPWRFVIVEMGAAERPALEDALETGNAWAKKAPVLIVTGARKADGALVERREYYLHDTGLATMSLLLRGVDQGLLVHPMAGWKEAPLKAALSLPEDFQPIAVVAAGYPGKHEDLDDETRKKDERPNVRKEPGEIAFLGGRFGEPFRGSLPSAPARYYETDIPLRFGDIDAMGHVNNAVTLSLFELGRVKFFAEVLGAGGVEDINFILAEANVRYRIPILLQDRVRLRMHIADLSRSSFRFLCALFDPRDGRVFTEAETVQVMYDYKTGKPRPIDASFLEKTRGYVGG